In Spirochaeta isovalerica, the genomic window GAGCTGGTAATCAATACTATTCTGGGAATCGCCAAAACCGGCAAGGCGGGAAACTACGGAGACGGAAAAGTATTCGTATCTCCGGTTATGGAATCCTACACGATCAGTTCCGGTTTTAAAGAAGACTAGGGGGACGATGTGAAAGAGGTAATGGCGGTAATCCGGATTAATAAGGTCAACGAGACGAAAAGAGCCCTGGCCGGCGCCGGGTTTCCTTCTCTGACGGCGACGGGGCGTGTCCTCGGCCGCGGGAAGGGGACGGTTGACTTCAGAATCATGCAGGGAGCGGCTGAAGGCTATGAAGAAGCCATCGCAAAACTCAGCGATGCTCCGCAGCTTGTTCCCAAGCGTCTTCTGACCATGATTGTCCACGACGACAAAGTGGATCTGGCGGTCAAGACGCTTATCAAGGTTAACCAGACCGGAAACAGTGGTGACGGGAAGATTTTTGTTCTCCCCGTCAATGACTCTTACAGAGTTCGTACCGGCGAACGGGGCGGTGTGACGCTCGACTGAAGGAAGTGAAAATGAGTTTTGAAAAACTTGACGATACGATGATGAAGACCTATCCCACCAAGGTCTACCGGAAACGGAAGAAAGCAGCCATGGTGAACGACCCCGGAGAGGTGAAGGAGATTCAGGCCAACGTCCGGACCATTCCCGGAATCATAACCCAGAGGGGCTGTACCTATGCGGGGTGCAAGGGGGTCGTTCTGGGACCGACCAGGGATATCGTGAATATCACCCACGGCCCGATCGGCTGCGGATTTTATTCCTGGCTGACCAGACGGAACCAGACCAGACCGGAGAATGAGACATCCGAGAACTTTATGACCTACTGCTTTTCCACGGACATGCAGGATTCCAATATCGTTTTCGGGGGAGAAAAACTCCTGAAGGATGCGATCCAGGAGGCTTATGACCTCTTCCATCCCAAAGCGATCGCGATTTTCTCCACTTGTCCTGTCGGACTGATCGGGGACGATGTCCACGCAGTGGCGAGAGAGATGAAAGCGCAGTTCGGCGACTGCAATGTCTTCGGATTCTCCTGTGAGGGATACAAAGGGGTCAGCCAGTCGGCGGGACACCATATAGCCAACAACCAGATTTTCAAGCATGTCATAGGTAACGATGACAGCCGCAGCGACAGCAAATTCCGGGTGAATCTGCTCGGCGAATACAATATCGGGGGAGACGCTTTCGTTCTCGAAGAGCTCTTCGAAAAATGCGGGATCGAGCTGGTGGCGACATTCAGCGGGAACTCCTCTATCGATCATTTCGCCAATGCCCATACGGCCGATCTGAACCTGATTATGTGCCACCGTTCCATCAACTATGTAGCGGAGATGATGGAAGTTAAATTCGGCGTTCCCTGGACTAAGGTGAACTTTATCGGAGCCGAGCAGTCGGCCAAGTCCCTGAGGAAAGTCGGAGCCTATTTCGAAGATCCCCAGCTGATATCCAGAATAGAAGAGGTTATCGCAGAGGAGATGCTCAAGACAGATGAGGCGGCAGCTAAATACCGCCCCGGCACGGAAGGCAAAACAGCCATGCTCTTTGTCGGCGGTTCGAGAGCCCATCATTACCAGGATCTCTTTGCGGAGCTGGGGATGAAAACTCTCGCTGCGGGATACGAGTTCGCCCACAGAGACGATTACGAAGGAAGACGGGTTCTTCCCTCAATCAAAGTCGATGCGGACTCGAGAAACATCGAGGAGCTTCATATCGAGAAAGATCCCGAGAGATATTCACAGGCGCTGCAGGACAGAAAAGCGGCTCTTATGGAAAAAGGGATGGAGTTCAGCGATTACGAGGGAATGATGGCCCAGATGGAAAAAGGCGCTCTGGTTATCGACGATATCAGCCATTACGAAATGGAAAAACTGGTGGAAGTCTATAAGCCCGATGTCTTCTGCGCGGGTATCAAAGAGAAATACGCCGTTCAGAAAATGGGTATTCCCTTGAAACAGCTGCACAGCTACGACTACGGCGGTCCTTATGCGGGATTTGACGGAGCTGTCAATTTCTATAAAGAGATCGAGAGAATGGTAAATACGAATGTCTGGGGTCTGATTAAAGCTCCCTGGAGCACTCAGAGCGCCATGAGCGCGAAATATGCGAGAGGTAAACATGCTGTTGCGTCACACACCTAAAGAAGTAAAAGACAGGAAGGCCCTGACCATAAACCCGGCCAAGACCTGCCAGCCCATAGGAGCCATGTACGCGGC contains:
- a CDS encoding P-II family nitrogen regulator, which gives rise to MKEVMAVIRINKVNETKRALAGAGFPSLTATGRVLGRGKGTVDFRIMQGAAEGYEEAIAKLSDAPQLVPKRLLTMIVHDDKVDLAVKTLIKVNQTGNSGDGKIFVLPVNDSYRVRTGERGGVTLD
- the nifD gene encoding nitrogenase molybdenum-iron protein alpha chain, yielding MSFEKLDDTMMKTYPTKVYRKRKKAAMVNDPGEVKEIQANVRTIPGIITQRGCTYAGCKGVVLGPTRDIVNITHGPIGCGFYSWLTRRNQTRPENETSENFMTYCFSTDMQDSNIVFGGEKLLKDAIQEAYDLFHPKAIAIFSTCPVGLIGDDVHAVAREMKAQFGDCNVFGFSCEGYKGVSQSAGHHIANNQIFKHVIGNDDSRSDSKFRVNLLGEYNIGGDAFVLEELFEKCGIELVATFSGNSSIDHFANAHTADLNLIMCHRSINYVAEMMEVKFGVPWTKVNFIGAEQSAKSLRKVGAYFEDPQLISRIEEVIAEEMLKTDEAAAKYRPGTEGKTAMLFVGGSRAHHYQDLFAELGMKTLAAGYEFAHRDDYEGRRVLPSIKVDADSRNIEELHIEKDPERYSQALQDRKAALMEKGMEFSDYEGMMAQMEKGALVIDDISHYEMEKLVEVYKPDVFCAGIKEKYAVQKMGIPLKQLHSYDYGGPYAGFDGAVNFYKEIERMVNTNVWGLIKAPWSTQSAMSAKYARGKHAVASHT